In Mangrovivirga cuniculi, the following proteins share a genomic window:
- a CDS encoding phytoene desaturase family protein produces MAEKYEYDAVIIGSGPNGLSAGIYLAEKGLKVLILEAASEPGGGTRTQELTLPGFHHDVCSAVHPIGYLSPYFKKLKLEDHGLEWIYPEASVAHPLDNEPAVLLNKSIQETADNLGIDASQYIKLIEPLVDKADQIFEDSFHKPGIPRNLFTMVKFGSKAVFPANTYAKNTFKGDRAKALFAGCAAHSTLPFDKFFTTALGLIF; encoded by the coding sequence ATGGCTGAAAAATATGAATATGATGCTGTTATAATCGGATCAGGGCCGAATGGATTAAGTGCCGGTATCTACCTGGCTGAAAAAGGACTTAAAGTTCTAATCCTTGAAGCTGCCAGTGAACCTGGAGGGGGTACCAGAACACAGGAATTGACTCTCCCAGGTTTTCATCACGACGTATGTTCAGCTGTTCACCCGATAGGCTATTTATCTCCATATTTCAAAAAGTTAAAACTGGAAGACCATGGATTAGAATGGATTTACCCTGAAGCATCGGTAGCACATCCACTGGATAATGAACCTGCCGTTTTATTAAATAAGTCCATTCAGGAAACAGCTGACAATTTAGGTATAGATGCCAGTCAGTACATTAAGCTTATAGAACCACTGGTAGATAAGGCAGATCAAATTTTTGAGGACAGTTTTCATAAACCGGGAATACCCAGAAATTTGTTTACAATGGTCAAGTTTGGCTCCAAAGCAGTATTCCCAGCAAACACATATGCAAAAAACACATTTAAGGGTGATCGGGCTAAAGCTTTATTTGCAGGATGTGCTGCACACAGCACTCTTCCATTTGATAAATTCTTTACAACAGCCTTAGGTTTAATTTTTTAA
- a CDS encoding phytoene desaturase family protein, translating into MSKFKYGPAVFKIDYALKESIPWKDPRCLKASTAHLGGTIEEIAFAEKQVWNGKHAEKPYVLLAQQSEFDNTRTPEGQHTCWAYCHVPYGSEKDMSSIIENQIERFAPGFKDVIQAKSHFSPKMYQEYNPNYIGGVISGGATDVTQLFTRPVARLNPYTTPNSSIYICSSSTPPGGGVHGMCGYNAAETVFDKLFK; encoded by the coding sequence TTGAGTAAATTCAAATACGGACCGGCAGTATTTAAAATAGATTACGCACTTAAGGAATCTATTCCCTGGAAGGATCCAAGGTGTCTTAAAGCTTCCACAGCCCATTTGGGTGGAACTATTGAAGAAATTGCTTTTGCTGAGAAACAAGTCTGGAACGGGAAACATGCTGAAAAGCCATATGTATTGCTAGCTCAGCAAAGTGAATTTGACAATACCAGAACCCCTGAGGGTCAACATACATGCTGGGCATATTGCCATGTCCCATACGGATCAGAAAAAGATATGTCTTCCATCATAGAAAATCAAATTGAACGATTTGCTCCGGGATTTAAAGATGTAATACAGGCAAAAAGCCACTTTTCACCTAAAATGTACCAGGAATATAATCCTAATTACATTGGTGGTGTTATTTCAGGTGGTGCTACCGACGTTACCCAACTTTTCACCAGGCCGGTAGCCAGGTTAAACCCCTACACCACCCCTAACTCAAGCATTTATATTTGCTCCTCATCGACTCCACCCGGAGGTGGAGTACATGGAATGTGTGGCTATAATGCAGCTGAAACTGTTTTTGATAAGCTTTTTAAATAA